One part of the Rutidosis leptorrhynchoides isolate AG116_Rl617_1_P2 chromosome 1, CSIRO_AGI_Rlap_v1, whole genome shotgun sequence genome encodes these proteins:
- the LOC139885700 gene encoding RNA pseudouridine synthase 1, which yields MAAQPYHQQFDSQETQLNKEPILLENYPVPLSPPLPLISKDIELNRAMSASSKSSLFTINKSDVLFEDEWLIAFNKPQGVYCETILASVPTLLLNNSTELGTQAKKMELHLANRLDRDTSGVILITKSHKVAAKLVKAFTDHKVRKTYIAFCVGQRPKWKKMTLKSGHGRSKFGAWRVYAAKDVGRKLPGGSSVKHMETLFEVLSINGEECTKEMSELNVVVEDKSLIEFDCEANKVEILVRAYPRSGRTHQIRLHCQYLGIPVRGDVKYEGVYEWNETVYDGHELHAESLTFDHPVTGSSVVIHAPLPSWANKGLALAL from the exons ATGGCAGCCCAACCCTACCACCAGCAATTTGATTCCCAAGAAACCCAATTAAATAAAGAGCCCATTTTATTAGAAAATTACCCAGTTCCACTGTCCCCGCCATTACCACTCATATCTAAAGACATAGAACTCAACAGAGCCATGTCAGCTTCTTCTAAATCCAGTTTGTTTACTATTAATAAAAGTGATGTGCTTTTTGAAGATGAATGGCTTATTGCTTTCAATAAACCTCAGGGGGTTTATTGTGAAACTATTTTGGCTTCTGTTCCCACTCTTCTACTCAATAACTCAACTGAACTCG GTACCCAAGCGAAGAAGATGGAACTGCATCTTGCAAATAGACTCGATCGGGATACAAGTGGTGTGATACTAATCACCAAATCACATAAAGTAGCTGCAAAGCTCGTTAAGGCTTTCACGGATCACAAAGTGAGAAAAACATACATCGCCTTTTGCGTCGGACAACGTCCAAAATGGAAAAAGATGACTCTTAAATCAGGCCATGGTCGATCAAAGTTTGGAGCTTGGCGTGTGTATGCTGCAAAAGATGTTGGTAGGAAGTTACCAGGTGGATCTTCGGTTAAACACATGGAAACTTTATTTGAAGTATTATCGATAAATGGGGAGGAATGTACTAAAGAGATGAGTGAATTGAATGTAGTTGTTGAAGACAAATCTTTAATCGAATTCGATTGTGAAGCAAATAAGGTTGAGATTTTGGTTAGAGCGTATCCTAGAAGTGGAAGAACGCATCAGATACGGTTGCATTGTCAGTACCTTGGAATACCTGTAAGGGGAGATGTGAAATACGAGGGTGTTTATGAGTGGAATGAGACTGTATACGATGGTCATGAACTTCACGCCGAAAGTTTGACTTTTGACCATCCGGTTACGGGTTCTTCTGTCGTTATTCATGCCCCTTTACCTTCGTGGGCTAATAAAGGGTTGGCGTTGGCTTTATAA